The proteins below come from a single Salvelinus fontinalis isolate EN_2023a chromosome 1, ASM2944872v1, whole genome shotgun sequence genomic window:
- the LOC129855251 gene encoding zinc finger protein 184-like, with translation MQGFMNILSSASSVNESEVNRHFHQHQTDSRLKIQRNPHSSQQKVQESYSLSTSCLFLQPTVLLHRLDIADMPLPVSSPTLSPTLRIKSVPQYSLTPDPSYTMGNSNRSKRVKMCSLCGKTFIEAEDLMAHMRSHTEQNPYQSFEELNMSTSSFEDGIEISQPHGTSPLSPTTFKVCPTPRQSSKSRPSSKSRTCHVCLKTFYAVYSMRKHMIFKRDQLIYQCLDCGEQFERKFNLREHTAECHPTLSSKARTCHLCNKTFGSPYLMRKHLKSQHDQLPYQCRDCGEHFKRKCNLKEHTKNCPTMFSCLSCGEKFEERCNLKEHKKECLAVKELFSCSLCKKPFIEARGLTAHMRSHEKKSNLKEPKVCLAAKKRHFCSMCNKTFIKVHDLKAHWRSYTYQCTQCLQSFEHQENLQKHPQYAREEATQLEEVNTFTPSFEEEMETSQPHNTSNVRRDQRYSFRARTCSLCHKTFNSIALMRTHLNSKHAQLPYQCFCGGENFKKKINLKAHRKERHPTPSLQPKESVKARSCRLCRNTFDSTVFYEKAPQIATWPAPLPVSGLWRKFHKDLSFEGA, from the coding sequence ATGCAGGGGTTTATGAACATTCTAAGCTCTGCCTCATCTGTCAACGAGTCAGAAGTTAACAGACATTTTCACCAACATCAAACTGACAGTAGGCTGAAAATCCAAAGAAACCCTCACAGCAGCCAACAGAAAGTACAGGAGAGTTATAGTTTGTCTACTTCCTGTCTGTTCCTTCAGCCCACAGTGCTGCTGCACAGACTTGACATTGCTGATATGCCGTTACCTGTGTCCTCTCCAACATTGAGTCCAACATTGAGGATAAAGAGTGTACCTCAGTATTCTTTGACGCCTGACCCATCCTATACAATGGGGAACTCTAACAGAAGCAAGCGTGTCAAAATGTGCTCCTTATGTGGGAAGACTTTTATTGAAGCAGAAGATTTGATGGCACACATGAGATCTCACACTGAGCAGAATCCTTACCAGTCTTTTGAAGAGCTTAACATGTCTACATCATCTTTTGAGGATGGGATAGAGATATCCCAGCCCCATGGCACTTCACCCCTGAGCCCAACAACTTTCAAAGTTTGTCCCACTCCAAGACAGTCCTCCAAATCCAGACCGTCCTCCAAATCCAGAACATGTCACGTGTGTCTCAAGACTTTCTATGCTGTATATTCAATGAGAAAGCACATGATTTTCAAACGTGATCAGCTCATTTACCAGTGCCTCGACTGTGGAGAACAATTTGAGAGAAAGTTTAATTTGAGGGAACATACGGCAGAGTGCCATCCCACTCTGTCATCCAAAGCCAGAACATGCCATTTGTGTAACAAGACTTTCGGCAGCCCATATTTAATGAGAAAACACCTAAAATCCCAACATGATCAGCTCCCTTACCAGTGCCGCGACTGTGGAGAACATTTTAAGAGGAAATGTAATTTGAAGGAACATACGAAAAACTGCCCCACAATGTTTTCCTGCCTCAGCTGTGGAGAAAAGTTTGAGGAAAGGTGTAATTTGAAGGAGCATAAAAAAGAGTGCTTGGCAGTGAAAGAGctcttctcttgctctctttGCAAAAAGCCCTTTATTGAAGCAAGGGGGTTGACCGCACACATGAGATCTCACGAGAAAAAGTCTAATTTGAAAGAACCTAAAGTGTGCTTAGCTGCAAAAAAGCGCCACTTTTGCTCGATGTGTAATAAAACATTCATTAAAGTACACGATTTGAAAGCACACTGGAGATCATACACTTACCAGTGCACCCAGTGTTTGCAAAGCTTTGAACATCAGGAGAACTTACAGAAACATCCTCAGTATGCTCGTGAGGAGGCAACTCAACTAGAAGAGGTTAACACGTTTACACCATCTtttgaggaggagatggagacatCCCAGCCCCACAACACTTCCAATGTTCGTCGCGATCAAAGATACTCTTTCAGAGCCAGAACATGCAGTCTGTGTCACAAGACTTTCAACAGTATAGCTTTAATGCGAACGCACCTGAATTCCAAACATGCTCAGCTCCCTTACCAGTGCTTCTGCGGTGGAGAGAATTTCAAGAAGAAGATTAATTTGAAAGCACATAGGAAAGAGCGCCATCCCACTCCAAGTCTCCAACCCAAGGAGTCAGTCAAAGCCAGATCATGCCGCTTGTGTCGCAATACTTTTGACAGTACAGTTTTTTATGAGAAAGCACCTCAAATCGCAACATGGCCAGCTCCCTTACCAGTGTCTGGGCTGTGGAGGAAATTTCATAAAGATCTCTCATTTGAGGGAGCATAA